Within Verrucomicrobiota bacterium, the genomic segment TCGTTCGAGGACATGCTGGACAAGGTTGAGGAGGCCGGCCTCGACTGCATCGAGTTGGGCACCGGCAGCTATCCGGGCGACGCGCACTGCAAGCCGGCCGCGCTGCTCGACGACGAGCGCAGACTCGAGGCGTTCCAGCGGGCGATTGCCGAGCACCACCTCGAGATCAGCGCGCTGGCGTGCCACGGCAACCCGCTACACCCTGACGGGAAGGTCGCCAAGGCTCACGACGAGACGTTCCGTAAGGCGTGCGAGCTTGCGGGCAAGCTTGGAGTCGAGCGCGTGACCGCGTTCTCCGGGTGCCCCGGCGGGAGCGACGGAGACACCCGGCCCAACTGGGTCACCTGTCCCTGGCCGGACGATTTCTCCGAGATCGTCAAGTGGCAATGGGAGCAGAAGGTCATCCCGTACTGGAAGGAGGCCGCCGCGTTCGCCGGCAAGCACAAGGTGACCAAGATCTGCCTCGAGATGCACCCCGGCTTCGTCGTCTACAACCCCGAGACGCTGCTCAAGCTGCGCGCCGCAGTCGGCAACGTGATCGGCGCCAACTTCGACCCGTCGCACTTGTTCTGGCAAGGGATCGATCCGATGCGCGCGTTGCGCGCACTCAAGGGCGCCGTCTACCACGTCCACGCCAAGGACACGAAGGTCTACACCGCCAACACCGAGATCAACGGCGTGCTCGACCTCAAGCACTACGCCCAGGCACTCGATCGGAGCTGGATGTTCCGCACGGTGGGCTACGGCCACGACTTCGATTGGTGGAAGGACTTCGTCAGCACGCTGCGTCTCATCGGCTACGACGACGTGCTGAGCATCGAACACGAGGACTGCCTCATGAGCATCGACGAGGGCTTCTCCAAGGCCGTCGAGTTCCTCCAGCAGATCATGTTCGCCGAATCCCCGGGCGAGATGTGGTGGGCGTAGACCCGGCGCTGTCGGCAGGGGAACGCTTGGGGCCGGTAGCACGTTCTGAGTGCCGTCGCACGGCCGCTCCGCCGTGCGTCTGGCAGGCACAATGGGCAAGCTTCGGGTGACACTCGCCGAAACCGCGCGGCGGCACACAAGACAGATCCGCGAGTCAGACTCCGGGCCTGAGGTCCGTTCTGAGGAAGGGGGCGACGCATGGAGACACAGAACCAGAGACGCGGCATCCCCGCGAGGGACACGAAACGTACACAGACGTGGCGTTCAGCAGTGGGTCTGGCGGCCATTGTGGCTTTGGCCGTCGCAGGCGTTGCGCTTGTTGGCTGCGGCGAGAAGGCGTCACAGGACAATGGGAGAGACACGACGAAGAGCAGCACGAAGAAGAGCGACCCGGTAGACGACGTCAAGGCGAAGGAGCGCGGGCCATTCGAGATGCCCATCGTTGTCGTGAAGTACTTCCCGCTCAAAGACGGCGAGATCGACTTCGGTGTCACGCGCGAGTTCCGCGGCACGCTGGATGCGGCGCGCAAGCACACCGACTCAATCACAGCCGACGTGATCACCGCCCTCGAACAGGGCTCGCGCTACCACGCCTACAGCAACCCGAACGCCACGCCGAGCATGGACTACACCGTGCTTCAGACCTACGAGTACTTGGAGTCAATGCCGACCGTCGAGAAACGCGGGCACACCGTCCCGTTCCCCGATTACGCCAGGATCATGGAGCGTATAGACGCCCGGTCCTGGGTCGAGGAGAAGGGCGTCAAGGAGATCTGGATCTTCGGCTATCACGGCACCATCGGCCTGTGGGAATCGAACATGTCGAGCCCGTACGGCGACATCAGCAACAGCGACCGCGACCCCAAAGACTTGCCTGTGTTCAAGAAAACCTACACGGTGTATCACTACAACTACGGCCGGGGCCGCAACGAAGCGCTCGAAAACCACATACACCAGATCGAACACGTGCTCAACTTCATCGGCGACCGCGACGTGACGCCGCAGGATCAGTGGGCCTCGCTGCTGTTCTGGGGCAAGTTCGTCGGCAGCGACATCTCGCACAAGATGATTCCCACCGAGCAGGGGTTCTACCGCTGCGGTTGGGCCCACTATCCGCCCAATGCCGAGAGCGACTACGACTGGCGCAATGAGCGCGTCGTCATGTCCGACATCGAGGACTGGAAGCCGGACGGCTCGGGCGAGAAGAAGCCGGTCACCTCGGCGATGTGGGATGGCGACAGCTACAAGTGGTTCATCTACTGGATGCAGAGCATCCCGGGCATGGATAACGGCTTGACCTACAACGGCAAGCCGCTTCGCAACTGGTGGCTGTTCGTCGCCGACTTCGACACCGCCATGGCGAACAAGATGAAGCTCGTTGCCGAGTGATCGCCGGCCGAGGCGGGCCGCTGCATCCAGGATCCGACAGGAGGAGGGTTGCCAGAACACCGTGACGCTTGAGCTCTTCGACAGCCACAATCACCTCTATCTCGAGAGGTTCGACGAGGACCGCGAGGCGGTGATCGAACGGGCGGGCGCGTCGGGCGTGGTCGGGATGGTGTGCGTCTCGGAGAATGCCGCAACGGGGCGCCGCTGCCTCGATCTGGCCAACGCGCATCCGGAGATCTGGGCCGCCGTCGGCCTGCACCCGCACGAGGCGAAGGCGGACTCCGCCGCGCACCTTGATGAGACCCGGGCGCTCGCGCGGGAGTCGCGCGTGGTGGCTATCGGCGAGATCGGCCTCGATTACTACTACGACCACTCGCCGCGCGACGTGCAGTGCGACGTGTTCCGCCGCTACCTGCGGCTCGCGCACGAGGTGGGCAAGCCGATCATCGTCCACTGCCGCGACGCCTTCGATGATTGCCGGCGCATCCTTCAAGAGGAGCAGCGGGGCCATCACCTGGGCGTGATGCACTGCTACACGGGGACAGCCGAGCAGGCCGTGCCGTTCCTCGATCTGGGGCTCTCCATCTCGTTCGCGGGGCCGGTCACGTTCAAGAACGCCCGGCAGGCGATCGAGGCGGCACAGGCGATCAAGATCGAGCGAATGCTCGTTGAGACCGACGCGCCGTTCCTCGCGCCGCAACGCGTGCGCGGCGCGCGCTGCGAGCCAGCCCATGTGCTCGACGTGGCGCAGAAGATCGGCGAGGTCAAGGGGCTAAGCGTCGAGGATGTGGGGCGCATCACGACGCGCAACGCGCGGCGTCTTTTCGGCCTCGGGCTCGCCGAGCATGAGACGATCGCCTATCCCATCCGCAACTCGCTCTATCTCAACGTGACCAACCGCTGCACGAACGCGTGCATCTTCTGCGCCCGCGCACGCGATCCGGTGGTCAAGGGCCACAACCTGCGGCTTGAGCACGAGCCCGGCGCGGCGGAGATCGTCGCCGCCGTGGAGGACCCAAAGGCGTACAAGGAGATCGTCTTCTGCGGCTACGGCGAGCCGCTCATCCGGCTCGACGTGGTCAAGGAGGTCGCTGCGATGCTGCGCGCGCGTGGCGCAAGGCGGATCCGCATCAACACAAACGGCCAGGCCAACCTCGTGCACGGCCGCAACGTGCTACCCGAACTGGCGGCGTTCGTCGACGAGATCAGCATCAGCCTCAACGCACCGAGCGAGGCCGAATATGCGCGCCTGTGCCGGTCCGAGTTCGGCACACGCGCCTTCGAGGCGGTCAAGGAATTCATCCGCGAGGCGACCAAGCGCATTCCGACGGTGACCGCCACGGTCGTCGCCGTACCGGGGCTCGACATCGAGGCCTGCCGCGCGCTCGCTGAAGAACTGGGTGCACAATTCCGCGTCCGCCCATACAATGAGGTCGGATGAGACGGACCTTACGCAAAGGCGCACGAGGAAGCGCGTGCGCGCAAAGGCCGCAGAGGAAGAATGAGTGACGAGTTGCGACAGCGTGCTGACGAGATCCGAGGGCTGTTCCGCGAGTGGTTCGGCGCCGAGCCGGAGGTGACGGTTCAGGCACCGGGGCGCGTCAACCTCATCGGTGAGCACACCGACTACAACGACGGCTTCGTATTCCCGATGGCCATCGAGCGGAGCATCATGATCTGCGGCCGGCGCCGGAACGACGCCCGGCTCGTCATGCACCAGCCGGCGATGGCGTCAATGCACGGCTCGACGGCCGAGGCGTCCCTCGAAGACATCGTTAAGGACCCGAAGCACCGTTGGGCCAACTATATCCTTGGTGTGGCACGCGAGTTGCTAAAACTGGGCTGTTCGCTCTGCGGCGCCGAACTGGTGATCGCGGGCAACGTGCCGATCGGCTCGGGGCTGAGCTCGTCGGCGGCGATCGAGGTGGCGACCGCGACGTTCTTCGAGGCGCTGTGCGGCCTGGAGATCGCGCCGAAAGAGGTGGCGTTGCTCTGCCAGCGGGCCGAGAATCAGTTTGTCGGCGTGAACTGCGGCATCATGGACATGTTCATCTCAACGCTGGGCCATGAGGGGCACGCGCTCATGATCGATTGTCGCAGCCTCGAGTACACGCAGGTGCCGTTCGACGATCCTGACGTGCACGTTGTGGTGGCCGACACCGGGGTGCGTCGTGGGCTTGTGAGCAGTGAGTACAACGTGCGCCGCGCCGAGTGCGAACAAGGCGCGCGTCTCATCGGCAAGGCGCTCGGGAAGCCCGTGGCGGCGCTCCGCGACGTGTGCGGGGCCGGGTTTCGGCGCGTCGAGGCCGAGTTGGCGGACCCCGTGCGCAAACGGTGCCGCCACGTGGTGACCGAGAACGAACGCGTCGTACAGAGTGTCGCCGCGCTCGAGGCCGGCGACTGGAGATGCTTTGGGCGACTGCTCAACGAGTCGCACGTGAGCCTGCGCGACGATTACGAAGTGAGCTGCGACGCGCTCAACCTGATGACCGACTTGTTGCGCCAGCAGGACGGCGTACTCGGCGCCCGCATGACAGGTGCCGGATTCGGCGGGTGCGCCATCGGCGTGTTTCGTGGAGTGGATGATCCGGCCGTGCAGGCAACGTGCGCACACGTCGCGGCGCGCTACCGCGAGCGTACAGGCGTCGAACCGAGCTTGTTCCCGACGCGGGCGGCAGCGGGCGCAGGCGTCGTGAGGACGGAGACATAGAGGCACCCCGCCATGACCGACAAGAGCGCCAGACACGTCGATGACCAGCCGAAAGGGACCAAGCACTATACGGTCCGCATCGACGAAATCGGGATCATGGCGGCCAAGGTATTCGTCTGGGCGGTGCTCGTCGGCTTAGCCGTATTCTACTTCTGGTACAAGTACACCGAGCGGCTCGGAGTCGCCTCGCCCGAGGCGTTCGAGTTCGCGCAGATCGCGCGCAACAACCTGCGCGGCGAGTGGTTTCAGACCGACGTGATCCGGCCCATCGGCCTGTGGCTCAACCCCGATGTGCATCATCATCCTGATCTTTTCCATCCGCCTGCCTACTCCGTGGCGCTTGCCGGGGTGATGAAGATCTTCGGAGTGCACCATCGGGCGATGCTCTGGGGCAGCGTGGTCTTCTATGTGCTCACGATACCGGTGCTTTACTTTGCCGTGCGCTCGATGTACAGCCGGCGGGTGGCGCGGCTGTCTTTGTTTTTCTACGCCATTATGCCGGCCGTCGGTATCGCCGCCGTCAGCGGCACGCCGGCGATGCTGGCGGTCTTCTTGGTCACCTCGTTTTTCGCGCTCCTCTCGATCGTCCGCGAGAAGCGCTATCTCGCCACCGTCGCGGCGGGGCTCGCGTTGGCGGCGTGCGCGCTCACGGCGACACGCTATGTGTTTCTCGTCGTACCCGGAGTGGCGTTCCTCGTACTCACGCTCAAGCGCCGTGCCTGGGTGCACGTGCCGATCCTGCTCGTGGTGGCCACGCTCGGCCTGCTGCCGTGGGCACTACGCAACGCGCAGCTCACGGGCAGCCCCTGGGCGCCGATGGAGTGGACAGCGTCCTACCAGCTCTCCGAGGAGAGCAAGCACCGCGCGGTGAGCGAGATGCGCGCCACGCTGGCCTCCTCGCACGAGATCGAGCATTCGTTCTCGCCCGAGGCGCTCGAGATTACGCTGCTCGGCAAGGAAGGCGCCCGGGCGCTGGCGCGCAACCTGCGGCTCGGCCTCGGTGACTTGGTGCGCTATGGCGGGCAGAGCATTCTGATCGTGCTGTGCGTAGCGGGCGTGCTGGTTCGGGCCGAGAAGCACCAGACCGAGTGGCTGCGCATCGTGTTGTACGGGGCGGTATTCATCGAGCTCATCTACGGGGCGGTGGCCCGGCCCGACAGCTTCCTGCTCTTGCCGTTCGTTCCCTTGATGCTCGTGATCGGCACAGCAACGATGCTCGAGCTCATCAGGCGGCTCGGCTACACGCAGCCGATCTCGCGATTTGCGCTCATTGCCGTCGGGCTCACCTTGGCCGTGCTCCAGATGCTCGTCGCGACCAATCCGGCCGAGGCGTTCACCGAGACCGACCGCGAGCGCTACATCACGTGCTGGGCGCTTGACAACGTGTTGCGCGAAACGCCCGGACCCAACGCCGTGGTGCTGAGCAATGTGCCCTGGCACACAGCGTGGTACCTTGACCGGCCTTCGATCTGGCTGCCGCCCAGCTACGACGATTTGATGCGGCTCCGGATGCAGACGGGTGAGGAGTTCACCCTCGCGTTCCTGGCACGCTATGCGCTCGACGAGCGAGCGTCGTCGCACACGATCTGGGAAGAGGGCGCGGAACGCGGCCGCATGCCGGACAGCTTCGGCTTGGGCTACTTCTACCCGCCGGCGCGCCAGCAGGAAGGGACGTTCTCGGCCTACATTTCCGCCCAGCGATTCGAGCAGCTCCTGCGCCAGGCGCGGACCCGGGAAGAAAGCACGGAGCCGGCTGGAGACGACACACGTTCTAGAGAAGAAAAACCGCCGGCGAGCCCGGCGAATAAGAGGGATTGATGGACTTGGCGGTACACAGGAGACAGCCGGACCGAACAGGCTACGTCCTGATGGGCGTGCTGCTGGCGATGTTGGCCGTCTCTTTCTACGAGCAGTGGTATTGGTGCTCCGAGTCGTGGTTCCGCATGGGCCTCCTCGGCGAGGGCGATAACGCTGGCTACTCGCCTGGGCCGCTCGTGCCCATCCTGGTACTGCTCATGCTGAGCACCCGGCTGCGCCGGGTCACGCCGACGCCGGAGCTGGCCAAGGAAGACCTGTTCCACGCCGCTTACATGAAGCTGATCCACCCGGTTGTGGTGCGCGTGGTCGCCTTCTGGCAGAGCTTCCGCGGCGCAAAGAGTAACGCCGAGGAGCTTCAGAAGCTCGCCTACGGCAGGCGCGCCGTCGCGGTCTGGGTCGTCTGGCTCCTGCTCGCAGCGCTCACGGCAGTCACGCTCAGCTCCGAGCCAAGCGGCGTTACCGCAAAACCGCCATACGAGCTGTCGCGTCCAGGTTGGATGCTTCTGTTCGTTGAGATCGTGCTGTTCGGTGCGGCCGTTATGTATGTGGCATGGCGCCTCTTCCGAGGTGACGCAGAGACCGTGGCGGCGGCACGCCACCCAGGCCACGTCGTAGCTGGCGCGATCATCCTCGTCGGGTCGTTGCTCGCGCATTTCGGGGCGGTACGCGGGCTGATGCCACAGGTCTCGATTGTTGCCTTCATGGGATCTCTGATTGGGTTGCTCTGGATGCTCTACGGGTGGCGCGTGGTGCGGGTACTTGTGTTCCCACTCTTGTTCATGGTGCTGACGATTCCGATGGACTGGGTCGAGATGCATGTCGGCCTGCCCGCCCAGATCTTCGCCACGAAGTACTCCGTGGCCATCATGCAGTTCATCGGTCTCAACGTCGAGATTGTCGGGCGCACGGCCTTCGACGTCATCCGGGCCGGCCAGCACGTGGACTTCAAGGTTGACGCCCCGTGCAGCGGGCTTAAGTCCCTCGTGGCGCTCACGGCAATCTCGGCCACATACGGTTACCTGACGCAGAAGACCACGCTGAAGGTGGTCATCATCATGGCGTGCGGGCCATTCTTGGCAATCATCACGAACATCATCCGGCTCGTCGCCGTCGGTGTCACGGCACACTTCTTCGATCGCACCGCAGCGATGTGGGTCCACGACCACGCGCTGCCGATCTATATCTTGGCCATTCTGTTCCTGATGTTGATTGACAAGGCGTTGAACTCGAAATGGCTCAAAATCGAAGACTTCTGATCGCCATCGCTCTCGTCGCCGCATTCGGCCTGGTGCTCCAGTTCGGATTCCGGAACGTGCACCTCAACAACGAGGTGTACTACTCGTCGGCGCCCGATGAGCTACCTGGGTTTGTGGCTGTCGAGATGTACGTCTGCCCCGAGTGCGAGGCGGAGATTCGCACAGCGTGGGCGGCCCGGCACGATACGAGCTCCCAGAACAAGCTGCCCGAAGGCATGTCGCTTGCCTATGAAGAACCGACCGAGGACGGCTTCTGCCGGTTCCACTCCGGCACGAGGCTCGAGGCCAGGAGAGACCTCCCGATCGAACCAGGCGTCATCACAGGACTACCCGCGCAGACCGAGTTCATCAATCGCCGCTACGTCGAGAGAGACAGGAATAGGACCAGCGTCGATTCGATCCACCTCACTATCGTGATCAGCCAACGCGACCGGCGCAGCATCCACCGGCCCGAGAGCTGCCTCTACTCGCAAGGCTGGAACCAGACGGTCCCGCCAACAGAAATGAACGTTCCTTGTTCAGGCCGACCGAACAACGAGATCAGGGTTCGGAAGCTCCTCATGGAGCAAACCGTCAAAACCAGAAGCGGCCAACCGGCGCTGCTGCACCTTGTTGTGAATACCTGGTACGCGGCTCCGCCCGACCGGGTCACCCCAACGGAACTCAACTACCTGCTGCAGATGTTCTACGACCGCCTGTTCAACGGGATCAATTATCGGTGGTCGTCCGTGCTGATCTCCTCAAGAGCGTTCCCAGGCGAGGACAAGGACAGGGCGGCGGGCCGGCTCAAGCAGTTCGTTCAGGAGTTCTCGGAGTGGGCCGAAGCCGAACGTCACGACGCGGAACGGGCGAACGAATTGGAGGGCGGCGGCGCAAATTAAGGCACATATGACACCATCACTCACACATTTCTGGTGGGGTTCAGACCGCTTGTGGGAAGCGCTGGGACTTGCCCGATATCAGGAGTGTATGGGTTGACAATTCGGAACCCTTGTGGTATAAATGGTGGTGTTTAGGGTGGATTGCGACATAGAGGTATCGGGGTAAGGATCGCGTGCTTCGGGTTGCGCCTTCCTTTTTCCCTCTGCGAGAAGGAGTCCTTCCGTGTTCAAACTGATTTGCCTGTTTCCAATGGTAGTGGTCTTAGCGATGTCCGCTGCGTTCGCGGCGGAGCCTGCCGCCAACGGCGATGAGGCGCCCGGGGATGCGGAGCAGCCGGTTGTTGAGGAGAAGCCGATGACGCAGGCCGAGTTGGCGGTCATCATCGTACGCATGCTTGGCCTTGAGAGCGAGATCGACAGGAGCATCGGCGGGAAGGCAACGTTCGACGTTCGTCCAGACATCTGGTACATGGCTCACATCAACTTCCTTCGCCGGATGGGCATCTATCCGCTGCCGGACTGGGACCCCAACGCCGAGGTGACCAAAGAGGTGCTTGCCGTCGTGCTCGTGCAACTCCTTGGGCTGCTTGGCGAGGTAGAGGACCTAAACGTGCCGGGTGATTACGTTGCCGCGCTCGAGGCGCGAGACATTGAGCTGACCAACGTGCGGGATGTGCTCAGCGAGATCGACATCATCAATCCGGTCGTGCAGATTCCAATTGGCGGAATGTTCCAGGACAACCTGTCAACCACACGCGGACGGTAGTCCGCGCCGTGCCGGGCGCGAGGCGGGTCAAGAGGAACTGCTCGGGGGGGAGTGAGGGGTGATGAGGCGAGTTATTGTGAATGCCGCCATGGCGGCCGCCCTCGTGGCGGCCGTCTTCGCGTCGAGCGGTCGTGCCGGGGCCACCGAGGAAGAAGCCTCGGCAAACGATCAGGAGGGAACGCGGGTCACCGCA encodes:
- a CDS encoding sugar phosphate isomerase/epimerase yields the protein MKLGVFTVLFSDLSFEDMLDKVEEAGLDCIELGTGSYPGDAHCKPAALLDDERRLEAFQRAIAEHHLEISALACHGNPLHPDGKVAKAHDETFRKACELAGKLGVERVTAFSGCPGGSDGDTRPNWVTCPWPDDFSEIVKWQWEQKVIPYWKEAAAFAGKHKVTKICLEMHPGFVVYNPETLLKLRAAVGNVIGANFDPSHLFWQGIDPMRALRALKGAVYHVHAKDTKVYTANTEINGVLDLKHYAQALDRSWMFRTVGYGHDFDWWKDFVSTLRLIGYDDVLSIEHEDCLMSIDEGFSKAVEFLQQIMFAESPGEMWWA
- a CDS encoding YchF/TatD family DNA exonuclease, with product MTLELFDSHNHLYLERFDEDREAVIERAGASGVVGMVCVSENAATGRRCLDLANAHPEIWAAVGLHPHEAKADSAAHLDETRALARESRVVAIGEIGLDYYYDHSPRDVQCDVFRRYLRLAHEVGKPIIVHCRDAFDDCRRILQEEQRGHHLGVMHCYTGTAEQAVPFLDLGLSISFAGPVTFKNARQAIEAAQAIKIERMLVETDAPFLAPQRVRGARCEPAHVLDVAQKIGEVKGLSVEDVGRITTRNARRLFGLGLAEHETIAYPIRNSLYLNVTNRCTNACIFCARARDPVVKGHNLRLEHEPGAAEIVAAVEDPKAYKEIVFCGYGEPLIRLDVVKEVAAMLRARGARRIRINTNGQANLVHGRNVLPELAAFVDEISISLNAPSEAEYARLCRSEFGTRAFEAVKEFIREATKRIPTVTATVVAVPGLDIEACRALAEELGAQFRVRPYNEVG
- the galK gene encoding galactokinase, whose translation is MSDELRQRADEIRGLFREWFGAEPEVTVQAPGRVNLIGEHTDYNDGFVFPMAIERSIMICGRRRNDARLVMHQPAMASMHGSTAEASLEDIVKDPKHRWANYILGVARELLKLGCSLCGAELVIAGNVPIGSGLSSSAAIEVATATFFEALCGLEIAPKEVALLCQRAENQFVGVNCGIMDMFISTLGHEGHALMIDCRSLEYTQVPFDDPDVHVVVADTGVRRGLVSSEYNVRRAECEQGARLIGKALGKPVAALRDVCGAGFRRVEAELADPVRKRCRHVVTENERVVQSVAALEAGDWRCFGRLLNESHVSLRDDYEVSCDALNLMTDLLRQQDGVLGARMTGAGFGGCAIGVFRGVDDPAVQATCAHVAARYRERTGVEPSLFPTRAAAGAGVVRTET
- a CDS encoding glycosyltransferase family 39 protein, translating into MTDKSARHVDDQPKGTKHYTVRIDEIGIMAAKVFVWAVLVGLAVFYFWYKYTERLGVASPEAFEFAQIARNNLRGEWFQTDVIRPIGLWLNPDVHHHPDLFHPPAYSVALAGVMKIFGVHHRAMLWGSVVFYVLTIPVLYFAVRSMYSRRVARLSLFFYAIMPAVGIAAVSGTPAMLAVFLVTSFFALLSIVREKRYLATVAAGLALAACALTATRYVFLVVPGVAFLVLTLKRRAWVHVPILLVVATLGLLPWALRNAQLTGSPWAPMEWTASYQLSEESKHRAVSEMRATLASSHEIEHSFSPEALEITLLGKEGARALARNLRLGLGDLVRYGGQSILIVLCVAGVLVRAEKHQTEWLRIVLYGAVFIELIYGAVARPDSFLLLPFVPLMLVIGTATMLELIRRLGYTQPISRFALIAVGLTLAVLQMLVATNPAEAFTETDRERYITCWALDNVLRETPGPNAVVLSNVPWHTAWYLDRPSIWLPPSYDDLMRLRMQTGEEFTLAFLARYALDERASSHTIWEEGAERGRMPDSFGLGYFYPPARQQEGTFSAYISAQRFEQLLRQARTREESTEPAGDDTRSREEKPPASPANKRD
- a CDS encoding exosortase/archaeosortase family protein yields the protein MDLAVHRRQPDRTGYVLMGVLLAMLAVSFYEQWYWCSESWFRMGLLGEGDNAGYSPGPLVPILVLLMLSTRLRRVTPTPELAKEDLFHAAYMKLIHPVVVRVVAFWQSFRGAKSNAEELQKLAYGRRAVAVWVVWLLLAALTAVTLSSEPSGVTAKPPYELSRPGWMLLFVEIVLFGAAVMYVAWRLFRGDAETVAAARHPGHVVAGAIILVGSLLAHFGAVRGLMPQVSIVAFMGSLIGLLWMLYGWRVVRVLVFPLLFMVLTIPMDWVEMHVGLPAQIFATKYSVAIMQFIGLNVEIVGRTAFDVIRAGQHVDFKVDAPCSGLKSLVALTAISATYGYLTQKTTLKVVIIMACGPFLAIITNIIRLVAVGVTAHFFDRTAAMWVHDHALPIYILAILFLMLIDKALNSKWLKIEDF
- a CDS encoding exosortase-associated EpsI family protein codes for the protein MAQNRRLLIAIALVAAFGLVLQFGFRNVHLNNEVYYSSAPDELPGFVAVEMYVCPECEAEIRTAWAARHDTSSQNKLPEGMSLAYEEPTEDGFCRFHSGTRLEARRDLPIEPGVITGLPAQTEFINRRYVERDRNRTSVDSIHLTIVISQRDRRSIHRPESCLYSQGWNQTVPPTEMNVPCSGRPNNEIRVRKLLMEQTVKTRSGQPALLHLVVNTWYAAPPDRVTPTELNYLLQMFYDRLFNGINYRWSSVLISSRAFPGEDKDRAAGRLKQFVQEFSEWAEAERHDAERANELEGGGAN